One Burkholderia sp. 9120 genomic window, CGACAAGAGCGGCCGCAAATCGGGCCCGTCCGCGCCGACCAGCACCAACGTGTTCCAGCTTGGCGCGAAGATCTACGCGGACAAATGCGCGCTGTGCCACGGCGCCAAGGGCGAAGGCCAGTTGCAGCATTACCCGCCGCTGGCCGGCAACCAGTCGATCGAAATGGACTCGGCCGTCAATCCGATCCGGATCGTGCTGAACGGCGGTTTCCCGCCGGGCACCATGCGCAATCCGGAGCCGTACGGCATGCCGCCGTTCGGCCAGGAACTGAACGACACCGACGCCGCCGCCGTCGTCACGTATATCCGCACCGCGTGGGGCAATCACGGCCAGCCGGTGACGTCCCGCGAAGTCAACGAGTTGCGCAAGGCACCGCTGCACTGAACAGCCGCACTGGAGAATCTTTTGATGGAAGCGAACGATACCCGCAGCGGCGCCCCGCCGACGGATGACGAAGTGGAACGCGTCGTCGCGGCCGGCCCGCACGGCGCGATCGCGGTAGCCGGAGTCGCCACGCTGATCGTCATGGCGATCTGGTTCGCCTTTTACTTTTTCGTCTTTCTGCCGCGTGGCGTTGTGCATTGATCATGTCGACCGATACCAATCATTCATCCGGCGGCGGTCACGCCGTCGCGCTGCGCGCCGAACGGCGCTGGGCAATTTTCGCGGTCGCGCTGATCGTGCTGATGCTCGCCGTCATCGTCTACTCGGGGCTGCATTGGGCGATGATGCCGCCGTCGCGTGTCGAAACGATCGACCCGTCGCGCCTGCAACTCTCGGGCGAATTCGTCGAGGACAACCTCGGCAGCGCGGTCGAACCGGACGGCTCGGTGGTGGTGCGCTTCATTGCGCAGCAGTACTCGTTCACGCCGCAGTGCCTGCTGGTGCCCACCGATACCCCTATCACGATCCGCACCACCAGCGCCGACGTCGTGCATGGCCTGCTGGTGACCGACACCAACATCAACACGATGGTCGTGCCCGGCTACGTCTCGACGATGAACACACGTTTCGACACGCCAGGCGATCACACCATGCCGTGTCACGAATTCTGCGGCTTCGGCCATCAAACCATGTGGGCGCACGTCAAAGTGGTCGACAAGGCCACCTTCTTCGCGCAAGCCCGACAATCCCGGAGGCTGAGCTGTGTTTCACGCTAAGCGACTCGTACTCGCCCATTTCTGGCTTGCCTTCATTGCGTTTCTGATCGCGCTGTTTCTCGGCGCGTGGCAGATGCTGGCGCGCAGTCCGTTCATGCCATGGGTCGGCGACCCGGAGCTCTACTATCGCTCGGTGACCGCGCACGGCACGGTAATGGCCTACGTGCTGCCCACGCTGGTGTCGATGGGTTTCGGCTACGCGATCGTCGAACTCGCGCTCGGCCAGCGCCTTGCCGGCCTCAAGTGGGCATGGGCCGCGCTCATCCTGCTGGCGGTCGGCGCGGTCATGGCCGTGGTGCCGGTCGCACTCGGCCAGGCGTCGGTGCTCTACACCTTCTATCCGCCGATGATCGGCAGTCCCTTCTACTATCTCGGCGTGGTGCTGGTGGTGGTCGGCTCGTGGATCTGGGTCGCGCTGATGCACGTCAATCTGCGCATCTGGAAGCGCGCGAATCCCGGCAAGCCGATCCCGCTTGCCATGTTCGCCAACGTGGCCGGCGCGTATCTGTGGGCGTGGACCGCGATCGGCGCGGCGCTCGAAATCCTGTTCCAGATTCTGCCGGTCGCCTTCGGCCTCACCAATACGATCGACGCCGGCCTGTCGCGCATCCTGTTCTCATGGACGCTGCACGCAATCGTCTACTTCTGGCTGATTCCGGCGTATATCGCGTACTACACGCTGGTGCCGCGCGCGATCGGCGGACGGCTCTACAGCGATTCGATGGCGCGCGTGTCGTTCATCATGTTCCTCGTGTTCGCGATGCCGATCGGTATTCACCATCTGTTCGCCGATCCGCAGGTTGGCTCCGGCTTCAAGTTCCTGCACGCGGTGTTCACCGGCATGGTGTCCGTGCCGACGCTGCTGACCGTGTTCACGATTTGCGCGTCGGTGGAAATCGCCGGCCGGTTGCGCGGCGGCAAGGGCGCATTCGGCTGGCTCACCGCGCTGCCGTGGCAAAACCCGATGATGCTGGTGATCGCGTTTTCGTTCGTGATGCTGGGGCTGGGCGGCGCAGGCGGGCTGATCAACATGAGCTACCAGTTGAACTCGACGGTGCATAACACGCAGTGGGTCACCGGGCACTTCCACCTGATCTTCGGCGGCGCGATCGTTATCATGTACTTCGCGATCGCGTACGAGTTGTGGCCGCAACTGACCGGCCGCGCGATCGCGTCGGCGAAACTGGTGCGCACGCAACTGTGGCTGTGGTTCATCGGCATGATGGTGGTGACGCTGCCGTGGCATTACGTCGGCCTGCTCGGCGCGCCGCGCCGCATGGCCTATTACGACTACAACGCGCCGGGCATGCAGCAGCAGGCGTTCTGGGTCGGTATGTCGGCGGTGGGCGGATTGGTCCTGGTGGTGTCGGGCGTGATGTTCATCTACATCCTCGCGAAGTCGCAATTCGGCCCCGTCGTACCGCAGCAGACGTTCCGCTTCGCGAGCGCGGTGCAGCCGGTGGAACGCGTGCCGGCCGCGCTCAATAGCTTCGGCCTGTGGGTAGCGTTGATGATCGGCCTCACGGTCGTCAACTACAGCGTGCCGATCGTACAGTTGCTCAGATTGCCGCAGACGTCCGTGCCGGCAGTGATCGTCGGAGCGCAGCGATGAATCAGGAACGCGTCTTCAGCTTGCGCAACCCGTGGTTCACGCTGAGCGTGGGCGGCACGATCGCGATCGCGGTCGTGGGCATACTGATCGGCTTTATCTGGCTGCCGTCGGCGAACAATGCATTCGGCGACCGCAGCTTATGGGCAACGATCTGCAGCGCCGCAGGCGCGCCGTCCACCTGGTACGGCGGCGCGAATCTCGCCGGCCCGGCGCCGAGCGACGTGGTGGTGTTGCCGCCGTTGCGGCGCGCGAACGCCGACGCGACGTCGATCGGCCGGGGCGCGACCATCGCCACGCAGAATTGCTCGATGTGCCATGGCGTGCAGGGCACGCCGCCGGTGACCGCGCCCGCGTTAGCCGGCCAGTACGCCGATGTGGTCTACAAAGAGTTGCGCGACTTTCAGAGCGGCATGCGCCAGAACGCCGTGATGCAGGCGATTATCGCCACGCGCAGCGATCAGGATCTGCACGATCTGGCGGTCTACTATGCGTCGCTTTCAAGAGGGCCCGCGGCGGAGAATCCGTCGTCCGGTGCGGAACCGGATGCTAACGCGGTGAAGCTGGCCATGCAGGGCGATCCGCAGCGCAATATCGCACCGTGCGCGGCATGCCATGGGCAACTGGATCGCAAAGGCGCCGCGCCGTGGCTAGGTGGACAGTCGTCCGTATATCTCGCGGCGCAGTTGCATGGCTTTGCTGCCGGCGCGCGACACAACGACATCAACGAGCAGATGCGCAATGTCGCGCGGCAGATGACACCCGCGGAGATCGACAGCATGGCGAAGTACTACGCCACGATGCCGTAACCAGGCATCAAGCCGTTGCGAACGAGCGCTTGTCAGCGGCTCCCGCAGCGGCCGAACCGCCACGCCGCACCGCAGAACCAGACCGCGACGACGCCGAGCCGCTGCCGGTCTGAAACACCGCCACCGCCGACGTCAATCGCCGCGCCTGATCCTCCAGCGAACTCGCCGCCGCAGCAGCCTGCTCGACCAGCGCGGCGTTCTGCTGGGTCACCTCGTCCATCTGCGCGACCGCGAGATTGACCTGATCGATTCCGGTGCTCTGTTCGAGCGCAGCCGATGCGATCTCACTCATGATCGAACTCACGCGGGAAATCGCGTTGACGATTTCGGTCATCGTCGAACCCGAGCGTTCGACCAGTTGCGAGCCGGCCTGTACCCGCGCCGTCGACGCATCGATCAAGCCCTTGATCTCCTTGGCCGCCGCCGCGCTGCGCTGCGCTAGCGAGCGCACTTCGCTCGCCACCACGGCGAAACCACGGCCCTGCTCACCCGCACGCGCCGCTTCGACCGCCGCGTTCAGCGCCAGAATATTGGTCTGGAAAGCGATCCCTTCGATCACGCCGACAATGTCGGCAATCCGCCGCGAGTCGTCGACGATGCCGTGCATCGTGCCCACCACCTGCTCGGTGAGATCGCCACCCTGCGCGGCCAGGCTCGACGCGCCCTGCGCGAGCGAGCTCGCCTGCTTCGCGTTATCCGCGGTTTGCTTGACGGTGGAAGTGAGCTGCTCGATGCTCGCCGCCGTTTCTTCCAGCGACGCCGCCTGTTCCTCGGTGCGTTGCGACAGATCGGTGTTGCCCGAGGCGATTTCGCTCACACCGGTGTCAATCGATTCCGTGCCCTGGCGCACCGTGTTCACGGTCGCGATCAGCGAGTCCTGCATCTTGCGCAACGCGGCCGCGAGGCGGCCCATTTCGTTGTTGCTGCTGACGTCGATCCGGCTCGTCAGATCGCCGTCGGCAATGCGCTGAAACTGCGCGATGGTGGCGTCGACCGGACTGACGATCGCGCGCACCAGCACCGCGCGGCCAATCAACGAACCCAGCAGCGACAACACCATGCCGACCGCCACCGCGATCGAGATCGCGTAGAACAGGTCCTGCGCGTCCTGATAGCGTTGCGCGCCGTGATCGAGTTGCAGTTGTTCGAGCGTCAGCATCGACTTTTCGAACGCGCTATAGAGCGACGGCAGTTTGTGCGCCTGCAATTGCTGGAACGCGGTCTTGTCGCCCGACTTGAGCGCGGCGAGCGCCGGCTCGACGCCTTCGCGCAGGAAGGTGTCGCGCTTGTCCATCATGTCTTTGATCAGGCGCTGTTCGTCGGCATCCGTGCTCGCGCGGCTCACATAGTGGGCAAGACGGTCGTTGGATGCTTTCTGGTACTGATCGAAACGCTTGAGCACGGCGTTCGCGCCGTCCTGGTCGTTGAGGTCGTTGAGCGACGCGTAAGTCGCCAATGCGAGACGCAGACGCAGCAGTTGTCCGGCGCTGCCTTCGAGATCGGCGACGGCGGGCGTGTCCACGGTGTACATCTGCTGCAGCGATGCGTTGCTCGAACGCAGCGACAGCAGACCGGCGGCGGCGCCGGCCAGCAACAGCACGCCGAAAAACAGGATCATCAGGGTAAGGCAGGTACGAATCGACAGATTTTTCAGCATCGGGCTAGTCTCCATTGGGCTGCCTGACCGAATGTTCAGTAAATCGCCTCGGCCACGCGTGCTGCGCCCAAGCCCGTCCGGCCAGGTCCGCAACTATTTATCTAAATTTAAGCGAATGCCACACAAAGGGACAACGGCCGGTTTACAAAAAACTTTATGGTGAATAGCGCAAGCGTTTGCGATGCATCAACCTATTGGCGGCAGCGGAGCGCTATTCGCGCAAGGCGTTTGCGGGACTACCCGGCTAGCCGCCGCAGCGGAGTTGACGGACAGTGACGAGGCGCGTGTCTTCGGAGCATGACCATGTCGGAAATAAGCTCGGCTTTACTGGTCTTTCTTTTATTGCTCGGCACGACCGGTATCGGTGTGTGGGTGCGCCCGCTGCTGCCCGAGGAACATAAAGCGCACGAAACCGTGCAACTGATCCAGTTGGTGATCGGCATGCTGGTGACGTTCGCCGCGCTGGTACTCGGCTTGATGACGGCGTCCGCGAAGGCGAGCTTCGATACCACGTCGAACGATCTGCGCACCTATGCGGCCGATCTGATCGAGTTCGACACGACCCTGCGCGAATACGGCGCCGACACCAGCCGCGCCCGGGATCTGTTGCGCCAGTACACGGCGGCGGCCATCGCGTCGACC contains:
- a CDS encoding cytochrome c oxidase subunit II, whose amino-acid sequence is MSTDTNHSSGGGHAVALRAERRWAIFAVALIVLMLAVIVYSGLHWAMMPPSRVETIDPSRLQLSGEFVEDNLGSAVEPDGSVVVRFIAQQYSFTPQCLLVPTDTPITIRTTSADVVHGLLVTDTNINTMVVPGYVSTMNTRFDTPGDHTMPCHEFCGFGHQTMWAHVKVVDKATFFAQARQSRRLSCVSR
- a CDS encoding b(o/a)3-type cytochrome-c oxidase subunit 1 encodes the protein MFHAKRLVLAHFWLAFIAFLIALFLGAWQMLARSPFMPWVGDPELYYRSVTAHGTVMAYVLPTLVSMGFGYAIVELALGQRLAGLKWAWAALILLAVGAVMAVVPVALGQASVLYTFYPPMIGSPFYYLGVVLVVVGSWIWVALMHVNLRIWKRANPGKPIPLAMFANVAGAYLWAWTAIGAALEILFQILPVAFGLTNTIDAGLSRILFSWTLHAIVYFWLIPAYIAYYTLVPRAIGGRLYSDSMARVSFIMFLVFAMPIGIHHLFADPQVGSGFKFLHAVFTGMVSVPTLLTVFTICASVEIAGRLRGGKGAFGWLTALPWQNPMMLVIAFSFVMLGLGGAGGLINMSYQLNSTVHNTQWVTGHFHLIFGGAIVIMYFAIAYELWPQLTGRAIASAKLVRTQLWLWFIGMMVVTLPWHYVGLLGAPRRMAYYDYNAPGMQQQAFWVGMSAVGGLVLVVSGVMFIYILAKSQFGPVVPQQTFRFASAVQPVERVPAALNSFGLWVALMIGLTVVNYSVPIVQLLRLPQTSVPAVIVGAQR
- a CDS encoding c-type cytochrome, translating into MNQERVFSLRNPWFTLSVGGTIAIAVVGILIGFIWLPSANNAFGDRSLWATICSAAGAPSTWYGGANLAGPAPSDVVVLPPLRRANADATSIGRGATIATQNCSMCHGVQGTPPVTAPALAGQYADVVYKELRDFQSGMRQNAVMQAIIATRSDQDLHDLAVYYASLSRGPAAENPSSGAEPDANAVKLAMQGDPQRNIAPCAACHGQLDRKGAAPWLGGQSSVYLAAQLHGFAAGARHNDINEQMRNVARQMTPAEIDSMAKYYATMP
- a CDS encoding methyl-accepting chemotaxis protein, which codes for MLKNLSIRTCLTLMILFFGVLLLAGAAAGLLSLRSSNASLQQMYTVDTPAVADLEGSAGQLLRLRLALATYASLNDLNDQDGANAVLKRFDQYQKASNDRLAHYVSRASTDADEQRLIKDMMDKRDTFLREGVEPALAALKSGDKTAFQQLQAHKLPSLYSAFEKSMLTLEQLQLDHGAQRYQDAQDLFYAISIAVAVGMVLSLLGSLIGRAVLVRAIVSPVDATIAQFQRIADGDLTSRIDVSSNNEMGRLAAALRKMQDSLIATVNTVRQGTESIDTGVSEIASGNTDLSQRTEEQAASLEETAASIEQLTSTVKQTADNAKQASSLAQGASSLAAQGGDLTEQVVGTMHGIVDDSRRIADIVGVIEGIAFQTNILALNAAVEAARAGEQGRGFAVVASEVRSLAQRSAAAAKEIKGLIDASTARVQAGSQLVERSGSTMTEIVNAISRVSSIMSEIASAALEQSTGIDQVNLAVAQMDEVTQQNAALVEQAAAAASSLEDQARRLTSAVAVFQTGSGSASSRSGSAVRRGGSAAAGAADKRSFATA